From the Pangasianodon hypophthalmus isolate fPanHyp1 chromosome 17, fPanHyp1.pri, whole genome shotgun sequence genome, one window contains:
- the clip1b gene encoding CAP-Gly domain-containing linker protein 1 isoform X2, translated as MSTGKPSGLKPPTKISRPSSVPAKTSPPSATAKTLTSPGPGAPVANDSVEFTVGERVWVNGNKPGYVRFVGGTQFAPGQWAGIVLDEPIGKNDGSVAGVRYFQCEDLRGIFTRPSKLSRAPLPECEANGAPSSTSQASSAVIPTATADEGQAAAANATTATATKTSTNLATVASGSVSNLSETDSTMKGKRELKLGDRVLIGGTKAGVVRFLGETDFAKGEWCGVELDEPLGKNDGAVAGARYFQCLPKYGLFAPAHKVTRIGFPSTTKAKSSRRRSTLQHSPSASSVSSLSSVTSSVGGKPSRAGLLTETSSRYARKISGTTALLEALKEKQQHIEQLLAERDLERTEVAKATCHAGEVQQELALLRKGQEQYVLEMEAKLDQLRRLVETADREKVELLNQLEEEKRKVEDLQFRVEEAYITKGDLEVATVSERSRIMELEKEVSELQLRLRSQRAEAGSGSPPLQDKKVRELSNELEARHKEVLLLQQRLSSSQQENTALQHQLDDLKKKLDTEAEESKKIALSIQEMQKSMQADKEQLEQLRSEKQKLEEEVASRQQQEQQHNEEHKQHEKELQEKLGRAEQELSKVQERSVELEQKVAELQMFKDKTQSIQSADAVEQLKLRNQELHQELEALKHQNSKYQEELSVCKEQLSSENQRIGGLCKEIEELKLAANQKSLRLVALQEENGKLSQKLDSSRQLKGEHLTPDNQSEIRERENFNTLISEKDKELEALRNEIAVLRGENAVAKTLQAVVESLERDKVKLQSRVHSLEQKLEGRQSDDQEENSSGDAAISQLREEKEFAEGQINFLNSVIVDLQRKNEDLKVKLKKMALAEFNGNDENNGSGEVKKKKKAPPRVFCDICDCFDLHDTEDCPTQMQSPDSPPHSTHHGSRGGERPYCDICEAFGHWTDSCNDDQTF; from the exons ATGAGTACAGGGAAGCCAAGTGGTCTCAAGCCACCTACTAAGATCAGTAGGCCTAGCTCTGTGCCAGCCAAGACCTCCCCTCCCTCAG cCACCGCGAAAACTTTAACTTCCCCAGGTCCTGGTGCTCCAGTTGCTAATGACTCGGTGGAGTTTACCGTCGGCGAACGCGTATGGGTGAACGGAAATAAGCCGGGATATGTTCGGTTTGTCGGCGGAACCCAGTTTGCGCCAGGCCAATGGGCAGGCATTGTTTTAGACGAGCCCATAGGAAAGAACGATGGCTCTGTCGCTGGAGTGCGCTACTTCCAGTGTGAGGACTTGCGAGGCATCTTCACCCGGCCTTCCAAACTGTCTCGGGCACCTCTTCCGGAGTGTGAGGCCAATGGTGCGCCGTCTTCCACCAGCCAAGCGTCTTCTGCTGTCATTCCTACTGCTACTGCTGATGAAGGTCAAGCCGCCGCCGCCAACGCCACCACCGCCACCGCTACTAAGACCTCAACAAACCTGGCCACAGTGGCCAGCGGTTCTGTCTCCAACCTGTCTGAGACGGATTCGACCATGAAGGGAAAACGGGAGCTGAAGCTTGGTGATCGTGTGCTG ATTGGGGGAACGAAGGCAGGCGTTGTGCGCTTCCTGGGCGAGACTGATTTTGCTAAAGGGGAATGGTGTGGGGTGGAGCTTGATGAGCCTCTTGGCAAGAATGATGGAGCAGTGGCTGGTGCCAG gtATTTTCAGTGTCTGCCAAAATATGGTCTGTTTGCTCCAGCACATAAAGTGACCCGCATTGGCTTCCCGTCCACCACTAAAGCCAAAAGCTCAAGGCGCAGGTCCACTCTGCAGCATAGCCCCAGCGCCTCTTCAGTCAGCTCACTGAGCTCAGTCACCTCTTCTGTAGGAGGAAAACCCAGTCGCGCAGGCCTG CTGACAGAGACCTCATCCCGCTATGCACGAAAGATCTCGGGGACCACGGCATTGCTGGAGGCTCTGAAGGAGAAACAGCAGCACATCGAGCAACTCCTGGCTGAGAGGGATCTAGAGAGAACAGAAGTGGCCAAGGCAACCTGCCACGCCGGAGAGGTGCAGCAGGAGCTGGCCTTGCTCAGAAAAGGCCAGGAGCAG TACGTGCTTGAGATGGAGGCTAAACTCGACCAATTACGCAGGCTTGTGGAGACTGCAGACAGGGAAAAAGTGGAGTTGTTAAATCAGCTTGAGGAGGAAAAAAG GAAGGTAGAAGATCTTCAGTTCCGTGTAGAGGAAGCTTACATTACCAAAGGTGACTTAGAG GTGGCCACAGTGTCTGAAAGGTCCCGGATCATGGAACTAGAGAAGGAAGTCTCAGAGCTGCAGCTACGCCTACGATCTCAGCGAGCAGAAGCTGGATCAGGCTCACCTCCATTACAAGACAAAAAG GTTAGGGAGCTGAGCAATGAGTTGGAGGCCAGACACAAAGAGGTGCTGCTCCTCCAGCAGAGACTCAGCTCCTCCCAGCAGGAGAACACTGCCCTTCAGCATCAGCTGGATGATTTG aaaaaaaaacttgatacAGAAGctgaagaaagtaaaaaaattgcACTCTCCATACAAG AGATGCAGAAAAGCATGCAGGCAGACAAGGAACAACTGGAGCAGCTGCGCAGTGAAAAGCAGaagctggaggaggaggtggcCTCCaggcagcagcaggagcagcaacATAATGAGGAGCACAAGCAGCATGAGAAGGAGCTGCAGGAGAAACTAGGCAGAGCGGAGCAGGAGCTGAGCAAAGTTCAGGAAAGGAGTGTTGAGCTGGAGCAGAAGGTGGCTGAGCTGCAGATGTTCAAGGACAAAACCCAG AGTATCCAATCTGCAGACGCTGTGGAGCAACTAAAACTAAGAAATCAAGAGCTGCATCAGGAG CTTGAAGCCCTGAAGCACCAAAACTCCAAGTATCAGGAGGAGCTTAGTGTTTGCAAGGAGCAGCTCAGTTCTGAGAACCAGCGCATCGGAGGCCTGTGCAAAGAAAT CGAGGAGCTGAAGctggcagccaatcagaagtcACTGAGGCTTGTGGCACTCCAGGAAGAAAACGGGAAGCTGTCTCAGAAGCTGGACAGCAGCCGGCAG ctCAAGGGTGAGCATCTGACTCCAGACAACCAGTCGGAGATTAGGGAGAG GGAAAACTTCAACACTTTAATATCCGAGAAGGACAAAGAATTAGAAGCGTTGAGAAATGAG ATTGCAGTGTTGCGTGGAGAGAATGCCGTGGCCAAAACACTGCAGGCAGTGGTGGAGTCTCTGGAGCGGGACAAGGTGAAGCTACAGAGCAGAGTGCACAGCCTCGAACAGAAACTGGAGGGCAGACAGAGTGATGACCAGGAGGAGAATTCCTCAG GTGATGCAGCTATAAGCCAGCttagagaagagaaagagtTTGCTGAGGGACAG ATCAACTTCCTCAACTCGGTCATCGTAGATCTTCAGAGGAAGAACGAGGACCTGAAGGTGAAGCTGAAGAAAATGGCTTTGGCTGAGTTCAATGGGAATGACGAGAACAATGG tTCGGGCGAggtcaagaagaagaagaaagcccCGCCACGTGTCTTCTGTGACATCTGTGACTGTTTTGACCTGCACGATACAGAAGACTGTCCCACCCAAATGCAGTCTCCCGATTCGCCTCCTCACAGCACGCATCACGGTAGCCGCGGAGGAGAACGGCCCTACTGCGACATCTGCGAGGCGTTCGGCCACTGGACAGACTCCTGTAACGACGACCAAACCTTTTAA
- the LOC113544899 gene encoding hydroxycarboxylic acid receptor 2-like gives MSNSSVCCAFEAPLLDEVLPPVLFLEFIFGLSGNILALCMFAFHMESWKPNSIYLAHLAVADSIVLFCLPFRADYYRRRKDWVHGDIFCRILLFLLAANRAAGIFFLTAVAVDRYLKIVHPLNRINRMGLRYAMWVSAGMWTMIIAMTAYLLGSPHFFSAGNRTQCESFNICMGNNPLSNWHNSFYVIQFCVPTIIVVFCTACITWQLKNKTVDTSGKIKRAVQFIFVVAMVFIICFFPSTASRIAVWILKVWYSECSYFTEANLAFYTSVCFTYFNSVLNPLVYYFSTPAFSGTLQSLVSKLRGKKSDSIVAIVTGD, from the coding sequence ATGTCGAACTCCTCGGTTTGTTGCGCATTTGAGGCCCCCCTCCTGGACGAAGTCCTCCCCCCTGTCCTTTTCTTAGAGTTTATTTTCGGCCTCTCGGGGAACATTTTAGCCCTCTGCATGTTTGCCTTCCACATGGAGAGCTGGAAGCCCAACTCTATCTACCTGGCACACCTGGCTGTAGCCGACTCGATTGTGCTCTTCTGCTTGCCTTTCAGAGCCGACTACTACCGCAGGCGCAAGGACTGGGTTCATGGGGACATCTTCTGCCGCATCCTGCTCTTCCTTCTTGCAGCCAACAGGGCAGCAGGTATTTTCTTTCTCACGGCAGTGGCTGTGGACCGCTACCTGAAGATCGTTCACCCGCTCAACCGTATCAACCGGATGGGCCTGAGATATGCCATGTGGGTCTCTGCAGGCATGTGGACGATGATTATAGCCATGACGGCTTACCTGCTTGGCTCGCCACACTTTTTCAGTGCCGGGAACCGCACCCAGTGCGAGAGCTTCAACATATGCATGGGCAACAACCCGCTTTCAAACTGGCACAACAGCTTCTACGTGATCCAGTTCTGCGTGCCCACGATCATCGTCGTCTTCTGCACGGCCTGCATTACGTGGCAGCTTAAAAACAAGACAGTGGACACCTCGGGCAAAATCAAGAGGGCCGTTCAGTTCATTTTCGTCGTTGCTATGGTCTTCATCATCTGCTTCTTTCCGAGTACTGCCTCGCGGATCGCTGTTTGGATACTGAAGGTCTGGTATAGCGAGTGTTCGTACTTCACTGAGGCGAATCTGGCTTTCTACACTTCAGTCTGCTTCACCTATTTCAATAGCGTCCTCAACCCTCTGGTGTACTATTTCTCCACTCCAGCATTCAGTGGAACCTTACAGAGCCTTGTTTCGAAACTCAGAGGGAAGAAATCAGACAGTATTGTGGCTATAGTAACAGGTGACTAA
- the denr gene encoding density-regulated protein yields the protein MATTETAESGSPENKADRADGDANYPLKVLYCGVCSLPTEYCEYMPEPAKCRQWLEKNFPDVFARLTMGNAPKQETGGGGGGGGGAGAAEVPPAGEEEEKKKQKRGGRGQIKQKKKTVPQKVTIAKIPRAKKKYVTRVCGLGTFDIDLKEAQRFFAQKFSCGASVTAEDEIIIQGDFTDDIIDVIQEKWPEVDDDSIDDLGEVKK from the exons ATGGCTACTACTGAGACTGCCGAGTCAGGCTCTCCGGAGAACAAAGCGGATCGGGCTGATGGGGATGCGAATTACCCACTGAAAGTGCTTTACTGTGGAG TATGTTCCTTGCCGACAGAG TACTGTGAGTACATGCCTGAGCCAGCAAAATGCAGACAGTGGCTTGAGAAAAATTTCCCAGATGTGTTTGCTAGACTGACTATGG GGAATGCGCCCAAGCAGgaaacaggaggaggaggaggagggggaggaggagcGGGTGCAGCAGAGGTGCCACCTGctggagaggaagaagagaagaagaagcagaaaagaG GTGGCAGAGGTCAAatcaaacagaagaagaagaccGTTCCTCAGAAAGTCACGATAGCAAAAATCCCACGAGCTAAGAAAAAATACGTCACACGAGTGTGCGGCTTGGGCACCTTCG ACATAGATCTTAAGGAGGCTCAGAGATTCTTTGCTCAGAAATTCTCCTGTGGTGCCTCAGTGACAGCAGAGGATGAAATCATCATTCAGGGAGACTTTACAGATGACATCATTGACGTCATCCAGGAGAAGTGGCCTGAG GTGGACGACGACAGCATCGACGACCTCGGAGAAGTCAAGAAATGA
- the clip1b gene encoding CAP-Gly domain-containing linker protein 1 isoform X1, whose amino-acid sequence MSTGKPSGLKPPTKISRPSSVPAKTSPPSATAKTLTSPGPGAPVANDSVEFTVGERVWVNGNKPGYVRFVGGTQFAPGQWAGIVLDEPIGKNDGSVAGVRYFQCEDLRGIFTRPSKLSRAPLPECEANGAPSSTSQASSAVIPTATADEGQAAAANATTATATKTSTNLATVASGSVSNLSETDSTMKGKRELKLGDRVLIGGTKAGVVRFLGETDFAKGEWCGVELDEPLGKNDGAVAGARYFQCLPKYGLFAPAHKVTRIGFPSTTKAKSSRRRSTLQHSPSASSVSSLSSVTSSVGGKPSRAGLLTETSSRYARKISGTTALLEALKEKQQHIEQLLAERDLERTEVAKATCHAGEVQQELALLRKGQEQYVLEMEAKLDQLRRLVETADREKVELLNQLEEEKRKVEDLQFRVEEAYITKGDLETQTKLEHAHIKELEQSLLFEKTKADKLQRELEDTRVATVSERSRIMELEKEVSELQLRLRSQRAEAGSGSPPLQDKKVRELSNELEARHKEVLLLQQRLSSSQQENTALQHQLDDLKKKLDTEAEESKKIALSIQEMQKSMQADKEQLEQLRSEKQKLEEEVASRQQQEQQHNEEHKQHEKELQEKLGRAEQELSKVQERSVELEQKVAELQMFKDKTQSIQSADAVEQLKLRNQELHQELEALKHQNSKYQEELSVCKEQLSSENQRIGGLCKEIEELKLAANQKSLRLVALQEENGKLSQKLDSSRQLKGEHLTPDNQSEIRERENFNTLISEKDKELEALRNEIAVLRGENAVAKTLQAVVESLERDKVKLQSRVHSLEQKLEGRQSDDQEENSSGDAAISQLREEKEFAEGQINFLNSVIVDLQRKNEDLKVKLKKMALAEFNGNDENNGSGEVKKKKKAPPRVFCDICDCFDLHDTEDCPTQMQSPDSPPHSTHHGSRGGERPYCDICEAFGHWTDSCNDDQTF is encoded by the exons ATGAGTACAGGGAAGCCAAGTGGTCTCAAGCCACCTACTAAGATCAGTAGGCCTAGCTCTGTGCCAGCCAAGACCTCCCCTCCCTCAG cCACCGCGAAAACTTTAACTTCCCCAGGTCCTGGTGCTCCAGTTGCTAATGACTCGGTGGAGTTTACCGTCGGCGAACGCGTATGGGTGAACGGAAATAAGCCGGGATATGTTCGGTTTGTCGGCGGAACCCAGTTTGCGCCAGGCCAATGGGCAGGCATTGTTTTAGACGAGCCCATAGGAAAGAACGATGGCTCTGTCGCTGGAGTGCGCTACTTCCAGTGTGAGGACTTGCGAGGCATCTTCACCCGGCCTTCCAAACTGTCTCGGGCACCTCTTCCGGAGTGTGAGGCCAATGGTGCGCCGTCTTCCACCAGCCAAGCGTCTTCTGCTGTCATTCCTACTGCTACTGCTGATGAAGGTCAAGCCGCCGCCGCCAACGCCACCACCGCCACCGCTACTAAGACCTCAACAAACCTGGCCACAGTGGCCAGCGGTTCTGTCTCCAACCTGTCTGAGACGGATTCGACCATGAAGGGAAAACGGGAGCTGAAGCTTGGTGATCGTGTGCTG ATTGGGGGAACGAAGGCAGGCGTTGTGCGCTTCCTGGGCGAGACTGATTTTGCTAAAGGGGAATGGTGTGGGGTGGAGCTTGATGAGCCTCTTGGCAAGAATGATGGAGCAGTGGCTGGTGCCAG gtATTTTCAGTGTCTGCCAAAATATGGTCTGTTTGCTCCAGCACATAAAGTGACCCGCATTGGCTTCCCGTCCACCACTAAAGCCAAAAGCTCAAGGCGCAGGTCCACTCTGCAGCATAGCCCCAGCGCCTCTTCAGTCAGCTCACTGAGCTCAGTCACCTCTTCTGTAGGAGGAAAACCCAGTCGCGCAGGCCTG CTGACAGAGACCTCATCCCGCTATGCACGAAAGATCTCGGGGACCACGGCATTGCTGGAGGCTCTGAAGGAGAAACAGCAGCACATCGAGCAACTCCTGGCTGAGAGGGATCTAGAGAGAACAGAAGTGGCCAAGGCAACCTGCCACGCCGGAGAGGTGCAGCAGGAGCTGGCCTTGCTCAGAAAAGGCCAGGAGCAG TACGTGCTTGAGATGGAGGCTAAACTCGACCAATTACGCAGGCTTGTGGAGACTGCAGACAGGGAAAAAGTGGAGTTGTTAAATCAGCTTGAGGAGGAAAAAAG GAAGGTAGAAGATCTTCAGTTCCGTGTAGAGGAAGCTTACATTACCAAAGGTGACTTAGAG ACGCAGACCAAACTGGAGCATGCCCACATTAAGGAGCTCGAACAGAGCCTTCTCTTTGAAAAGACCAAAGCTGATAAACTCCAGAGGGAGTTAGAGGATACTAGG GTGGCCACAGTGTCTGAAAGGTCCCGGATCATGGAACTAGAGAAGGAAGTCTCAGAGCTGCAGCTACGCCTACGATCTCAGCGAGCAGAAGCTGGATCAGGCTCACCTCCATTACAAGACAAAAAG GTTAGGGAGCTGAGCAATGAGTTGGAGGCCAGACACAAAGAGGTGCTGCTCCTCCAGCAGAGACTCAGCTCCTCCCAGCAGGAGAACACTGCCCTTCAGCATCAGCTGGATGATTTG aaaaaaaaacttgatacAGAAGctgaagaaagtaaaaaaattgcACTCTCCATACAAG AGATGCAGAAAAGCATGCAGGCAGACAAGGAACAACTGGAGCAGCTGCGCAGTGAAAAGCAGaagctggaggaggaggtggcCTCCaggcagcagcaggagcagcaacATAATGAGGAGCACAAGCAGCATGAGAAGGAGCTGCAGGAGAAACTAGGCAGAGCGGAGCAGGAGCTGAGCAAAGTTCAGGAAAGGAGTGTTGAGCTGGAGCAGAAGGTGGCTGAGCTGCAGATGTTCAAGGACAAAACCCAG AGTATCCAATCTGCAGACGCTGTGGAGCAACTAAAACTAAGAAATCAAGAGCTGCATCAGGAG CTTGAAGCCCTGAAGCACCAAAACTCCAAGTATCAGGAGGAGCTTAGTGTTTGCAAGGAGCAGCTCAGTTCTGAGAACCAGCGCATCGGAGGCCTGTGCAAAGAAAT CGAGGAGCTGAAGctggcagccaatcagaagtcACTGAGGCTTGTGGCACTCCAGGAAGAAAACGGGAAGCTGTCTCAGAAGCTGGACAGCAGCCGGCAG ctCAAGGGTGAGCATCTGACTCCAGACAACCAGTCGGAGATTAGGGAGAG GGAAAACTTCAACACTTTAATATCCGAGAAGGACAAAGAATTAGAAGCGTTGAGAAATGAG ATTGCAGTGTTGCGTGGAGAGAATGCCGTGGCCAAAACACTGCAGGCAGTGGTGGAGTCTCTGGAGCGGGACAAGGTGAAGCTACAGAGCAGAGTGCACAGCCTCGAACAGAAACTGGAGGGCAGACAGAGTGATGACCAGGAGGAGAATTCCTCAG GTGATGCAGCTATAAGCCAGCttagagaagagaaagagtTTGCTGAGGGACAG ATCAACTTCCTCAACTCGGTCATCGTAGATCTTCAGAGGAAGAACGAGGACCTGAAGGTGAAGCTGAAGAAAATGGCTTTGGCTGAGTTCAATGGGAATGACGAGAACAATGG tTCGGGCGAggtcaagaagaagaagaaagcccCGCCACGTGTCTTCTGTGACATCTGTGACTGTTTTGACCTGCACGATACAGAAGACTGTCCCACCCAAATGCAGTCTCCCGATTCGCCTCCTCACAGCACGCATCACGGTAGCCGCGGAGGAGAACGGCCCTACTGCGACATCTGCGAGGCGTTCGGCCACTGGACAGACTCCTGTAACGACGACCAAACCTTTTAA